The window CCCACGGACGAGCCGGTTCTCCTCTGTGTGACGATAACCACGTTGATGtcacgtacaagtatttgCGTGGGTCCATGCTGACCGGCTACATGCTTCGCCAACGAACACCACCGCCGCACCCGTCGACCGCCTCCGAGACATCTTGCCCGACGGAGaaatggccgtcgacgaagtcTCCGACTCGACCGACTGGCTGACGACGCCTCTCTCTGgcctggccgccgtcgaggccgcccttCGCTGCCAAGTATGCAAAGACTTTTTCAAAACGCCCATGATCACGTCATGCTCTCACACCTTTTGCTCCCTCTGCATCCGGCGGGCACTGTCCAACGACGGCAAGTGCCCGCTCTGCCGCACGCCCGAGCAAGAGCTCAAGCTGCGATGCAACTggtccgtcgaggaggccgccgaggccttgATGAAAGCCAGGACGAGCATCTTGAACGCGGCGAGGGGTGACCTGGCCGAGAGCCATCCTCGCAAACGGGCGGCCCCAGAAGAGCAGCCGGGGGAGCAGCCGGGGGAGCAGCCAGGTGCAGCACGAAAACGGACACGGACTTCATCACGGCTGAGCAGGATGCGCGAGAGCGATGCGTTCGCCGCCTCCCAACAAGCTTCTCCGGAgcacgatgacgatgacgcgaTGGTGGTGGAAGCATCTCAGGAGGAGGGTAACACACCACCTTGGCGAACCAGTCTCGAGTCCGTCGCTAATCTTCCTTGGCAGCCCATGGCATGGCGGCATGTCCGATCTGCAACCGCACGATGAAGGCCTGGCAAGTCTTTCAACATGTCGAAACCTGCACGGGTACGCCAAAGGCCGGGAGCGCCAAGCCGAACAAGGTTGACCTCGCCTTCGACGCAAGCCGACGGAAAGAAAGCTTGCCAGACCGCCTGCCAGCGTTGAACTATTCGATGCTCAAAGACCAGGCTCTGCGGAAGAAAATGACGGAGCTGGGATTGTCCAGCCAAGGGCCTCGCGCTCTTCTGGAGAAGCGGCACAAGGAATGGCTGACCTTGTGGAACGCCAACTGCGACGCCGCGTACCCGAAACGCCGGGGCGAGCTGCTCCAAGACCTAGACGTGTGGGAGAGAACGCAGGGCGGTCGAGCGCCAACCACCGGGAGGGCGATGCAAATCGCGGCGACCATCAGGGACAAGGATTTTGACGGCACCGCCTGGGCTTCGACGCACGATTTAGCCTTTAGAGATCTCATCGCCAACGCCAAGAGATCGGGAAAGGACTCGGCAAAGGAAAAGGCCGGGCCGGTTCCCCCATCttctgccgccgacggggcaGCAGACGTGAGCATGCCGCCGCAAGGCGTCATTTCGCCAGGTGCATTGGCCGCTTCCGTTCATGAGAGCGTCAATAAAAAGGACGGAGACTCCAAGGAAGCCGCAGAACGTGAGCTGGATTCTGAGGAGCCGCATGCAGATGCCGCCATTGCTTAGACGAAGCTTGGCGCTGATGGATTGAAGCGTTGGCGTCCGTCTCTCCTCTCGGTTTTCTCGGTACGATTCTACGCAGCCTGGGGATCCGGCTGTGCATGATGGGCCATGCGGGCAACGAACATGAAGCCATACGGGCAGCGAACATGAAGCCATACGGGCAACGAACTTGAAACGCCAGAACTCGGAGGGTCAACGTCGGGCTCGTGCCATCGCATCCTATGTAAATACACATATATAGTTAGCCTCAGGACGAAGTAGGAGGCTGGCTACGTTGGATGATGATGACTTTTCTATTCCACGCATAGTATATCGTTTGCCTGTTTAGAGCAATGCCATTCTCCATGCACGAGTCGGAGATGCTGTTGCTGCTtcggtggtgatgatggcctGAAGCACAGGACGTGCGAGGCCGTTTCCTGGAGGCAATGGCATATCCTGGCGCCGCTAGTCCACCAGGGACAAGCTCGCAATGCCCGTGTCTGAGGTTGGCGTCGGCACTTTTGCTCGGTCCGGTAGGGCTTCGGCCGGGACGGAAGGCAGGGATTCCAACATTGCTTGCTCCTTTGACGACGTCTCCTCTCGGTGCTGCGCCGCCTGCTCGGCCCCCTCCTCCAGTTCCAGCTCCAGCAGAcgctcatcgacggcggTATCATCGATGGTGGTTCCCATGGAGCCTGCCAGGATGGAGGCGACTTGGTCGGCATCGCTCGTATGCCTTCTCAGCCGGTCAATGACGtcttcgagctcgtcggTGTCGCCGACTTTGGCCTTGAGGGCTTGCAACACGCCGGCCGATGACTTCATGATGTTGACGAGCTGAACCTGGTCCGAGGCCTGCTCGATCTTGGCCGccacctcctcgagcttTCCCAGCGTTGCGTAGCGCTGGGCCAGCGAGGACTCGGCCAGTTTCTTCGACTTGAGGGCTGCCAGGGCGGCGAGTCGGTTCTTGCGACGGACGGCGTTTTTCGCATCGTCGCTCAGCTCATCGATACGCCCGTTGAGCAGTGCCGCTTGACGCTCGAGGCTCGCCGTCAGATGCTTGATGGACGCGATGGTCGTGTCCTCGTCCGTGATGTCCTCGGGCTCGCCCGCTGCGCGCAGCCGCACCGTCTGGCCGTCGTAGGCGATCAATTTTTTGTCCCGCCGCAGGAAGGTGAGCAGCACCTCCATGTCGGTGTCGGAAAGTCgctggccggcgacgagacTAGTCGCGTAGGCGTCGCGAAACTGGGATTTGGCCAGGACGCGGTCGAATCGTGACGCCTTGTCGGCCGTTCTCcgcccgagctcgacggcggccgtctcTAGATTTTCCGTCACGACGAACTGCCCGCGGGGGAGCGTGTCCTCGGCCGGTGACGAAGCAGCGATTCCCAGCTGGCGCAGCGTCCAGCCGACGAGACCGGTGGGCAGATCCAACCAGCCCTGCCGGTGCAGGTTTCCGGGCGAGTCGAGGAACTGCCGCAGGGGAAAGAGATGCTTGGCGGAAACGGCTTCGCGAACGGCCGTGCCCAAGGCCAACGGTTGGCCGTAGTGCCTGCTCTCGAGAGACCGCAGCAGGGACTCGTCGAGAGAGAGGACGAACAAGCtcgagccggagccggggGTCGACAGACGGCCGAGCAAGGCAAGACGAGCGAGGGCGGTGCGCCAGGCCGAGACGTTGGCTCGATAGCCATCGGGGTTCAGCGTCCGCTGCGATCGAAAGTCCGAGTACAGCGCGGGCAGACGAGCTCTGTAGGCGTGGTGGGGTTCCCGTCAGCTACGTGCGAGGAGGTGGAATGGGACGTTGACGGGGCTCGCGAGGGTTTACTTGTGAAAGTTGGCGTCATGTTGCATCAGATagtcggcgagctcgcccaTGGTTCCGGCGACGTGCGACGCGTGCACGCTTCGGCGCGTTCCGAGATGTTTCCTTGGCCAGGCCGGATGCGGACAGATTCCCCTATGCGTAGACGATATCGTGCATCTAGCGGCGCCGCATGTGCCAACGACGGGCGGCAAAGGGACGGAGCATGCGGGAGGCGGGAGGATGGATGTTGTGGACGGAGCATTGTTTGGAGCGAGCCGTGACAATGGAACAATCAGATGCCTGAATCATGGTCACTCGAGGCGTTGGGGCCCACCTGTCATGGATATTGGCAGCCAATTGGCTTAACGGGGTGTCgtatgcacggagtacttactgtacagtacggactACGGCACGCGGTATTccttgtactctgcacatgcaaTTACACATGCCAGTATTGCCGTATAAGTTGGTACCTATGCATCGGTAAGCACTGCATATAGATATAATTGTCATGGATATTGGCAGCTAATTGGCTTAACGGGGTGTCGGacgtactgcacagtacggactactgtacaagcacatctACAGCACACGGTATGCCTTGCACTCTGCACATGCAATTACACATGCCAGTATTGCTGTATACAGTAAGTTGGTAACTATACATGCGTAATCACGGCATATAGATATATAACTGTCTTGGATATTGGCAGCTAATTGGCTTAACGGGGTGTCggacgtactgtacagtacggaatactgtacttgcaagcacatctacggcgtacagtattccttgtactctgcacatgcaaTTACACATGACAGTATTGTTGTATAAGTTAGTACCTATGCATGTGTGAGCACTGCATATAGATATAAGTGTCTTGGATATTGGCAGCTAATTGGCTTAACGGGGTATCGTATGCacggcgtactgtacaagtacaactacggcgCACAGTATTccttgtactctgcacataCAATTACACCTGCCAGTATTGCTGTATGAGGAAGTACCTATGCATGTGTAAGCGTAAACAACAAGAATCCTACGCGCCATGGATGGAGGCGGCAGTTAGGCCACCGTTCTCGTCACAGGGCTGGAAGGGTTGGCGGAGAGGAAAGGATGGATGGCGATGGATCGGCAGCTCATAtcggggcggcgaggcgacgacagTTGCTGTAGACGGGGCACCGGTAGTTGCTGTAGACGGGGCACCGGTAGTTGCTGTAGACGGGGCACTGGTAGTTGCTGTAGACGGGGCACCGGTAGTTGCTGTAGACGGGGCACCGGTGGTTGCTGTAGACGGGGCACTGGTAGTTGCCGTAGACGGGGCACCGGTGGTTGCTGTAGACAAGGCACTGGTAGTTGCTGTAGACGGGGCGCAGGCGTGACCATGCTCGAGCTGATCATCCGCTGTATGAATGtgcacggcctcggccgtcttctGTCATGAGCTGGGGAACCTTTGACTCGGCAAACATGGGAGTGTGTTCCATGCATCGACTTGACGCGCATGACAGCTGAACGGGAGGACAGGAAGGGCAcgactcggcgacgagcatgggACGTGTTCCGGCCATGTGCGGCGTTGGGATCGACCAAAACATTCTGGACACGGCTCCTCACCCATTCCTGCTCGGCATCCATACCCGGGGGATGCTGATCGGATTGTCGGCGTCCCTTGACTGCCTTGTCAAGAGTCTCGGTGTCGAGAGGGATGGGGAAAGGAAACGAGAAAGGGCGTCGGCAGCACGGAGGGCCAGCGCAGCCAGGCAATGGTTCGAATGGTGGGATGCAGGACGGCGTGGTGTGCTTCTACCTGCGGCGTTGTGTTTGGATCGCGCCAAACATTTCTCCATGGTGGTTCCATGGAACAGTAGGACGAGCTGCGAATGAGGCCGAGATCTGAGACACGGCAGTTGGACATCTTCGGTGGCGTCGGCAGGGCAGATGCCAGGAGGAATTGgcgagacgtcgacgagctccagCGGGCGGCATTCGAACAATCGACGCCGTGCTGGCAGCTGATTCGGTGGTCAATGCCGTGCAAAGGTGTCGTGGGACGAAGAACAGGCACACAacgacggccatcgacggccaTTGACGAGATGGCCCCCTGCCGAGCCAGACCCGGCACGGCACTGGGCACTAGGACTTGGGACCCGAGACCTGGGACCTCGGACGAGggatgaaaaaaaaaagacaAGGGAGACGGGACAAGGCTGAATGGACGTGTGGGTGACGAAGAGTTGAGGGCGAAAATGCATGAATGTCTTGCCCATCAAactccatcgtcggcatcgtggccgccgcccgttCACGacgcgaggaggacggcaagCAGGACGGACGGAGCCagcatcgtcgagctcgctcAGCGGGAAATCCTATACTCGGCCAGCTTCGAACCGGTATGCCGCTGAGATGGGGCCAGAGCAAGGCCGAGACAATGATAGGGATGCCAGAGGAGGAGTAGGCGTTGATGGATTCTCACGTCCATTCGAGACACATGAGACAGAGAGGGGTAGGGAGTTCGGAGCACATGTGCCTGCACTTGCAGAGGGGGTGCACAACTCCATGTTCGGTGCAAGCACTGGCAGCCGAGTGTACAAT of the Drechmeria coniospora strain ARSEF 6962 chromosome 01, whole genome shotgun sequence genome contains:
- a CDS encoding Snf7, yielding MGELADYLMQHDANFHKARLPALYSDFRSQRTLNPDGYRANVSAWRTALARLALLGRLSTPGSGSSLFVLSLDESLLRSLESRHYGQPLALGTAVREAVSAKHLFPLRQFLDSPGNLHRQGWLDLPTGLVGWTLRQLGIAASSPAEDTLPRGQFVVTENLETAAVELGRRTADKASRFDRVLAKSQFRDAYATSLVAGQRLSDTDMEVLLTFLRRDKKLIAYDGQTVRLRAAGEPEDITDEDTTIASIKHLTASLERQAALLNGRIDELSDDAKNAVRRKNRLAALAALKSKKLAESSLAQRYATLGKLEEVAAKIEQASDQVQLVNIMKSSAGVLQALKAKVGDTDELEDVIDRLRRHTSDADQVASILAGSMGTTIDDTAVDERLLELELEEGAEQAAQHREETSSKEQAMLESLPSVPAEALPDRAKVPTPTSDTGIASLSLVD
- a CDS encoding Postreplication repair E3 ubiquitin-protein ligase rad18 codes for the protein MAVDEVSDSTDWLTTPLSGLAAVEAALRCQVCKDFFKTPMITSCSHTFCSLCIRRALSNDGKCPLCRTPEQELKLRCNWSVEEAAEALMKARTSILNAARGDLAESHPRKRAAPEEQPGEQPGEQPGAARKRTRTSSRLSRMRESDAFAASQQASPEHDDDDAMVVEASQEEAHGMAACPICNRTMKAWQVFQHVETCTGTPKAGSAKPNKVDLAFDASRRKESLPDRLPALNYSMLKDQALRKKMTELGLSSQGPRALLEKRHKEWLTLWNANCDAAYPKRRGELLQDLDVWERTQGGRAPTTGRAMQIAATIRDKDFDGTAWASTHDLAFRDLIANAKRSGKDSAKEKAGPVPPSSAADGAADVSMPPQGVISPGALAASVHESVNKKDGDSKEAAERELDSEEPHADAAIA